The following nucleotide sequence is from Aspergillus nidulans FGSC A4 chromosome I.
CATACGCAGTCTCATCAATTTCCAGGCCGTTCTCTTCCCAAATGCTCTCGGCTATCTCGGCGTTTTCCTCCACATGATCATGGCATTCAAGCCAGATATGCTCGGAAAAGTCCATATCGGTTAAGTCAATTTCAGCGTCAATGGCCTGTAGGACTGCTGACCGTACAGACGGGTCCGAGACAATGGTGCCTTTGAGGAGAACGTTCACTTCGTTTTCGTTGATATTCGGCGCGATACACCTGCTTGCATCGAATAGAGTAtctttgatgagcttgtAATGCTGAGTATACCTCTGCATGGAGGATATCAGCTGGCCGAGAATCTCTACTCGAGGAAGACGGTTATCGGTAACTAGATGGTCCTGTTAGTGGAGTCTTGCTAATGATCGGACGAGGACTAACATGAGCCTGAGTGGTAGGACAGGATTTCAAGAGCAAGCAGCACCTGCTCGCCCTCCTCGTCGcctttttcctcttcaatgccGTTCTGTGCGAGGACCGTGAATAGGAGAGGCAGAGCGTATGCCAGAGAAGAGTTATCAAGGGGGCGCTGCTCGGACGCGAAGCGCAAGCGATAGAGAATCCTTGTGACTAGCTCTACGATTGGTTAGAGTGTATACTCCATAATATCCCGAACAACTTACTTCCAAGAGGCTCTAGTTCCATCTCAGCAGGCACAGTGCCCTTGCCCATGGCTCTAAGAGTGGCGACACCCACAAATTGCCGTAGAGGACCAAGGCGCGAAGATACCTTCTCAGAGCATTTGATGTAAGCATTTGAGATGACGTCTCCGGCGAACAAACCAGCTCCCGCCTTTGAAAGTTCTAGTAATGATGCGAGCGCCGGGTTGATCCAGTCATCTGCGTCAATGGCTGGCCCAGCGGCGAGGCCCTGGATGAGTCCACAGCCACGTTCGATTCTCTTCACCTCGCGTAGAACATCTTCACGGATCTTGGCTTCCTTGGCGAGCTGCGCCTTCACCTTCGCTTGCTCGTCTGCAGTAagcttctttggcttctCGCCCTGTTTCTGGGCCAAGTGTGCccgcatctcctcctcccacttGAGAATATCATAATCTTTGGTATTCTTGTCAAATGTTTGTCTTGACTTTGTGTTCAGCACGTCTACGAACATGGTACCTTCAGGAGTCCTGGCAATTGCAGCATCGGTGGGAGTGAAATGGGCCACGCGCGAGACGTCTAGATCTTCCTTAATCTGTTCAACAAGCTGGGAGACCATTACATCAGGCGCTACAAAAGCCAAGTCACCGGCTGCAGCCCAAATAGCAGCGTCAACCTGGGGGACTTTAGATTGAATGGGATCCTCTTGCACCCGGACCAATTGGTTCATGCAATCACTCGAAAACTCACGGACAAGGTTACCAGGATCCGTGCCAGTTCTCAAACAAAGATCAATCCAATGAGCATTAGGAATCATCTCAGGCCGagcgagaagcagcaggctgaTAAGCTGACTCTTAAGACCGGCAGGAGTCTGCTCCGAAGACTCTGAGCTGGACGGAGCAGGGCAGATTGCCTTAACGACCAGGTGAAGGAACTTTAGGTGGTCCGGGCCTGCAGAGACAGGAGCAGACTCTTTCTCCCCTGTTCTAAAAGCGAGAATCCAAGACCAAAGAGCGTCCGTTATAACACGTCCTATTGCACCAATGTTTGTCTTGTAGACGATAGACAAGTTACGAGCGGATTCATCACGAAAACTGTTGTGCAGCCCAGGGGCTGTTATAGCGTAAATAAATGCCTCAGCCCAGGCGGTCTTAGTTTGtgcatcagcatcatcaaacTTAGCAGCAGAAGGGACAGCAGCAAGAGTTCTGACAGCCCACTGGACCTCTGCTTGGGAGGCCAGCTTGGAGTACGCCTTGGGATTCAGAAGGAAGGATGGCTTCGGCTGAAGCGCCATGGAGTGGCCGACATTCTCTTCCCAGGCTGCCTTGTCGAATTTCTCGAGTGCAGACAGCCGTCCGCAGAGCGCGAGGTAAACATACGCTGTGAAAAGAGCTCCGTTCTGTGCCGATGGCAATGGATTAGACGAGACTTCTTTGAAAATCCCCTCCAGCTTGGCTACAAATTTTGTAACAAAAGGTTCAATCTCATTGCTCGCCAATGTTTCAGGCTCAGCCTGCCAAATAGCTTGGCCAATATAGAGCTGCCAAAGTCTTCGAAACGGTATTTTTTTCTCAGCAGACCCCTTGACGATAGTATTGACGACGTCATCAGGAATTTTCGCCTTTGATTGAATGAGGCGGGTGAGGTGTTTAGCGAACGCCTTGATCTCTTGTTCAAGGGCAGCCTCGTTTGACTCGCGAGTGAAGACTGGTACAAATCCTTGTATGATGTCTTTGGAAATATCGGTTGTAGGAGAAACTGCTGAGAGGGCTTGAGCGTAAATAGCACGTTGCTCTGGACTGGTGATTTTATTGCCTTTCAGAGGCCCAATAACCTCGCCAGCAATCTTGAGAAGCAAGCTTTCGGTCTTAGATTTGACGAGAAGTGACTCGAATGATTGCAGAGCACCTTGCCGAATGAGAGGGTTATTCGACTTCATACTGGATAGCAAGTGCTTGAGCAAGCGAGAATATAATATCTCCGAAAGGTCGATTTCTGTCGGAAGATATGAGAAAAGCGACGGTAGCAGCCCGCAAAATACCACTTCTGGAGACCGCAGGATTGCTTTCTCGAGGGGAGGGAGTATGTCCGACGTGAGGTCCGCCTCCGTGATGAAGGACTCGAAAAAGTCGGACATGCCATTAGCAATATGTGCAGGCGGCGCAGCCTTGGTCCCGACAAGTTCTTTGATATAGTATGCAACGAGggtctttttctctcctgcTAAAACTTCCTTCTTATTCGGTAGGCGTGCGCTGACACCAGAGATAACACCAAGGAAAGGCGCATTTTTCTGTCCGGTGGTCGCATTGCTAGCCAGGCGCTGAACAGACTGTTTGATAGCATCGTCACCCCAGGCGTCGGAGAACACCGCACGTAGGGCGCGTCTTGTTACCCTATATGCGGACTTTTCCACAGCCGGTTTGGGATGAGCAACCAGACATGTCTCGAGCGCCCGAGCATCCAGGGCAATGATATCCAACACGACTGAAAGCGGGGTTTCGGTGTCGCTCTTCAGAGTCTGCAGCAGGATAGAGCACCATTCTAAAAGAACCAATGTAGAACCTGCATCCAAGCTAGATTTGGAGGCTTCTTTCTGTAATTCTGACACCAAGTATTTCAGATCCTCGGTTGGAATGGGGGCTTTGAGTAGAGAGCGGAGGCATTGTTGGACGGCCTGACGAGACGGGCGGTCAACATATCGCGGAATTgtctggagaagaagctctaGGAGAGACTGACGGGAAATCTCCGGTAGATCAGACCCTGTAGATTCAAAAAACCAAGCACGCGGTCAGAATTGGGCTGATGCCACGGAGGAGGGGCGGGCAATACCAATTTTCTCGCGGAGATCACTGAGAACGCGAGTCCTGCGCGAAGTCGAACTCGAGAGGAGCACGACCCGCAGAATCTCGAGATCTCCTGATTTCACCTGATCCCATGGAAAGTCGTCCATGTTAGGTGGTGGGGAGCATGTCGTTTCTTGCTCTGCGTTTGCTCGTGCTGATGTTGTCATAAGAGTTTTCGACGGTTTGTGTGGGGAAGACGAGCTTCGCCGCCTTCCGTCCTGCATCATCCACGCCCAGTCCAGTCCTCCTGCAAGTGAGTCATTGTGATTCATTGACGAGCTGCTCGCTTGAGAAGACACTGAAGCTTCTTACAGGCGCTGTAGCGCTGCATTATGCCGCCAAAcagcaagaaaaagaagaagcccgctgCGAACCCTGCTCGCGGCTTCGCAACGGTCTCCGTTCCTTCCAAAGTAAAGCCTACAGAGACGTCAGAGCCTGCCTCAACGGTCGATTCCAAGTCGGTATCTGAGAGTGATCGTCCAACGCCTTCTGAGCCGACTCATACTGCTCCGAGCTCGGACAAAACCCCGTCTCTACAGAATTACACCCCGGAGGAACTAGAGCGACACCTGGAAGATGCAGAATTACAGATCCTGGTTGAGAAATATGCGGCCAAATGCAAGAGTGATGCAGTTCGTCAAGCTAGCAAGCTAGAAACCGAACGAAGGGTTCTCAGGCAGCAGGCAGTCTCCGTGAACCATGTCGAATGGCTTCCCTCGGATGTTGTGAGTTCTATACTTGCTCTGGCCGAGGCGGAGGAACAGGGACTGAGCCCTCAACCGGTGCGAGATAAACGGGTCGTCACAGAGGACGAACTTTGTATGAAACTCTGGGTTTTGAAGGATACTCTTCTGAGGTTGGGTTTCCCCGAGAACAGGGTTGAAGAGGCGTTGAAGCATGTCTTGATATACTTTGCGGGCAATTTCACAGTCACTAACCGAGACGTTGTCTGCAACTTGGAGGAAGCTCTCGAATGGCTTGCGATGCACTGCAGTCTGGACGAACTACCTTCATACACTCAAACAAACGGCCAGCGCAAAGACGCGGATAAGAACGTTTCCTGGATCTCTGGTAACCCTAGTGTTGGCGTCGCATGAATCGCAAGCGCTAACATCCTTCAGATCGAGAGACCTCAGGAAAATCTGCGCCTAAATTTGCCGCAGGTAGCAAAATGCAGAAGGCGAAACCTGTCGTTAGAGAAAACATTACACAGCCAGATCCCTATGATTCAGACAGCTCTCTTGACCCAGACACACTGGTTCCTAAGTACTTGGATCTGCAAACCCGTTTGTACAATCTTTGTCCGGAAATCTTTGATAGGCCCAAAAAGGGCAAGAAAGGCCAGCCTGCCGGCGCAACTGATGACCCTCAGGCACTGAAACTCCAGCGCAAAATTTCGAGCATCGAAAACGATGTACTTTTCGATCGAAAGGAGGCGGAGTACCTTTGGAGGGAGAAACTCGATGAACTGAGGAAAGAGGCTGCCATCTTTCGACGTGTTGATGCCAATGCAGAGACGGAGCAGGTTGAGAAAAAAGAGTCGGAGCCAGAAACTCCGCCAGCTTTAGatgatgaggctgatgaTATCCTTGGAGGCATGTTCCAGGACGAAGAACCCACTCTAGAACTGGGCGTAATCACTGAAGAGTTGAACAAGGCTTCTATTGCGACCCGGGATTTTGGCAAGTGGACAGGTCTCAGCCCTCGCCGTGTCCTGGAAGAGGCGTGCAAGGCACGGTATGCACATACACTCTTCCCCTGGTGAATTCTACTAACTCATGTAGCGACTCTGGGTGTAAGGTCACCTATAAAGACATCTCGACGGCATCACATTTGAATCGCATGGCTCTTGAGGTGAGGTGGTCAAAGCCACAGGAAATGCCGTCTCCCTTTTCCCACGAGGCAGTCACTCAAAAGTCTACCTCGTATGCGACATTCGTCTCTATGGACAAAATAGCGACGCCGACCTCCCAGCAAGCCGAGGCCTACGCATCCACGTTTGCACTTTTTATCCTCTTCCCCCAGAACTCGAAAGAAGGCAAGGCGTACATGCGCCTTCCTGCCGCATGGCGAGATCTCTGGGAGGAGTTTGCAAACGCAAAGAAGGTGCAAGATGATGAGGCTGACAAGCAGGTTGTGAAAAGCTTAAGAAAGCTGATACAAGAAAATCATGGCACCTtcgaggatgatgtcgtgCTTTCAGATAACTTCCGAAAGAGAAACGGAACTCCAAGGAACCGTTCCCCAGTGCGAGCGGGTGCAAAGGAGGCTCCAGGGATCAATGAGCAGTTATCCCAGATTTGGATGGAAAAGGCTTCCACGCCCGCTTTTCAATATATGGTCCAAAGCCGCATGCAATTGCCAATTTGGACATTCAAAAACGAGATTTTGAACACGCTGAATAGCCACCGTGCACTCATTATCTGTAGTGAAACCGGAAGTGGTAAAAGCACACAGATACCATCGTTTATTCTCGAACATGAAATGTTGTCAGGACGTCCGTGCAAGATCTACGTAACCGAACCGCGGCGTATTTCGGCTATCTCACTCGCGCGCAGGGTGAGCGAAGAACTGGGGGAGAGCAAGAACGATGTTGGAACCTCGCGCTCGTTGATCGGTTTTGCCGTTAGATTAGAGAGCAAGGTCAgcccagcaacaaggctGGTTTTCGCGTACGTTTGTGTCACCTAGAGAGGACATCGAAGAAAGCTAACAGAAATAGGACTACCGGAGTTGTGGTGCGAATGCTGGAACGCCCCGATGACTTTCAAGATATCACTCATGTCGTCCTCGATGAAGTGCACGAGCGTTCAATTGACAGCGACTTCCTTCTCATCGTTCTCCGGCGGCTGATGCAGAAACGGCAGGACCTTAAGCTGATCCTCATGTCTGCAACGGTGGATGCCAACCGCTTCTCAACATACCTTGGTGGCGTTCCTGTTTTGAATATCCCTGGGCGGACATTCCCTGTGGAGACAAAGTTTTTGGAAGATGCAATTGAGCTGACCCAATATCGAACCACCGAAAACGAGTCTAATGTGGCCGACGACGAGTATGAAGACGACGCGGAGACTAGCCAAGGAGAAACTACTGGTGTGGCCGCGACTCTCGAGAACTATTCCAAGCAAACACGAGAAACGATTATGAACTTTGATGAATACCGACTTGACTACCAGCTCATTAAGAAACTCCTGATGAAGCTCGCAACGGCGCCGGAAATGGAATACTACAGCAAAGCCATTTTGGTTTTTCTTCCCGGTATGGCGGAAATTCGCCGGCTGAATGACGAGCTCCTCTCAGAGCCAACGTTTCAACACGGATGGATTATTCACGCTCTCCACTCGTCAATTGCCAgcgacgagcaggagaaggcgTTCGTTGTGCCTCCAGATGGCATGCGGAAGATAGTCATCGCCACCAATATCGCAGAGACAGGTATCACAATCCCTGATATCACAGCTGTTATTGAtgcaggcaaggagaagaccATGCGGTGGGTACCAGCAAAACgtccagaagaaggaagctaATCCAAGTAGGTTTGACGAGCGGCGCCAGCTGTCCCGTTTAGTAGAGGCGTTCATCTCACGGGCAAATGCAAAGCAGCGACGCGGTCGAGCCGGTCGTGTCCAAAGGGGTATATGCTTCCACATGTTCACCAAGCATCGCCACGACAATCTCGTACGTTTCCGTCTTCTCCATTCAACAAGGTACTAACACAGATGTCAGCTGGCCGAACAACAAACCCCAGAGATGCTCCGACTCTCGCTTCAAGACCTGGTCCTCCGCGTCAAGATTTGCAAACTCGGCGAAGTCGAGCCAACGCTTCTTGAAGCGCTGGATCCGCCGTCCTCGAAGAACATTCGGCGGGCGATCGACGCACTGAAGGAAGTCAAGGCTCTAACCAGCACGGAGAACCTTACCCCGCTAGGACAGCAGCTTGCTAAGCTTCCGCTGGACGTGTTCCTCGGCAAACTTATCATCCACGGGGCGTTCTTCAAGTGTCTTGACGCGGCGATTAGCATTGCTGCGATTCTGTCATGCAAGTCGCCGTTTGTGAATACGATGGGCTCGAACGCTCAGAAGGAGGCGGTCCGACTTGGGTTTCGACGGGGTGAGTCTCTAGCTCCAGTTCAAATCCATTAAATGGAGAAAAATGCTAATACAGGGCAGGTGACTCGGACCTATTGACTGTGTATAACGCATATTGCGCGTGGAAACGCACACGGAGCACACCAGGCGCCAACGAGTACGCCTTCTGTCGGAAGAACTTCCTCAGCCCGCAGACGCTGCTAAACATTGAGGACGTCAAGCTCCAGCTTATGGTCTCAATCGCCGACGCGGGCCTTGTCACGCTCGATACTAACCAGAAGGCTTCTCTCAACCGGTAGGTATTCTCCAACCCCACCTTCATCAAAAGGGACCGAATACACAAGAGTAAGGACGAAGGAGACTAACAAATACGGAAAAAGTGCCCGCTCGACCCGCCAACGCCACTTCTTCACAACCCCGCCATCCCACGACACAAATAACGCAAACGACACGCTCATCCAGTCCGTTATCGCCTGGAGCTTTTACCCCAAGCTCCTGACCCGCGAGGGCAAAGGGTGGCGGAATATCGCCAACAACCAGTCCGTCACTTTGCACCCAACGTCCGTGAACAGAGTCCCTTCAGCTTCGTCGGAGAGGTCGCCAGGGCAAAGTCAGTACCTAAGCTACTACCATATAATGCAGGGGCGGAACAGGAAATACAATGCATTTGAGACGAGCGCGGTTGAGGATTGGGCTGTTGCGGTGCTCTGTGGAGAGGGCGATTTCAAGGTCTGTT
It contains:
- a CDS encoding putative ATP dependent RNA helicase (transcript_id=CADANIAT00007203), with product MPPNSKKKKKPAANPARGFATVSVPSKVKPTETSEPASTVDSKSVSESDRPTPSEPTHTAPSSDKTPSLQNYTPEELERHLEDAELQILVEKYAAKCKSDAVRQASKLETERRVLRQQAVSVNHVEWLPSDVVSSILALAEAEEQGLSPQPVRDKRVVTEDELCMKLWVLKDTLLRLGFPENRVEEALKHVLIYFAGNFTVTNRDVVCNLEEALEWLAMHCSLDELPSYTQTNGQRKDADKNVSWISDRETSGKSAPKFAAGSKMQKAKPVVRENITQPDPYDSDSSLDPDTLVPKYLDLQTRLYNLCPEIFDRPKKGKKGQPAGATDDPQALKLQRKISSIENDVLFDRKEAEYLWREKLDELRKEAAIFRRVDANAETEQVEKKESEPETPPALDDEADDILGGMFQDEEPTLELGVITEELNKASIATRDFGKWTGLSPRRVLEEACKARDSGCKVTYKDISTASHLNRMALEVRWSKPQEMPSPFSHEAVTQKSTSYATFVSMDKIATPTSQQAEAYASTFALFILFPQNSKEGKAYMRLPAAWRDLWEEFANAKKVQDDEADKQVVKSLRKLIQENHGTFEDDVVLSDNFRKRNGTPRNRSPVRAGAKEAPGINEQLSQIWMEKASTPAFQYMVQSRMQLPIWTFKNEILNTLNSHRALIICSETGSGKSTQIPSFILEHEMLSGRPCKIYVTEPRRISAISLARRVSEELGESKNDVGTSRSLIGFAVRLESKVSPATRLVFATTGVVVRMLERPDDFQDITHVVLDEVHERSIDSDFLLIVLRRLMQKRQDLKLILMSATVDANRFSTYLGGVPVLNIPGRTFPVETKFLEDAIELTQYRTTENESNVADDEYEDDAETSQGETTGVAATLENYSKQTRETIMNFDEYRLDYQLIKKLLMKLATAPEMEYYSKAILVFLPGMAEIRRLNDELLSEPTFQHGWIIHALHSSIASDEQEKAFVVPPDGMRKIVIATNIAETGITIPDITAVIDAGKEKTMRFDERRQLSRLVEAFISRANAKQRRGRAGRVQRGICFHMFTKHRHDNLLAEQQTPEMLRLSLQDLVLRVKICKLGEVEPTLLEALDPPSSKNIRRAIDALKEVKALTSTENLTPLGQQLAKLPLDVFLGKLIIHGAFFKCLDAAISIAAILSCKSPFVNTMGSNAQKEAVRLGFRRGDSDLLTVYNAYCAWKRTRSTPGANEYAFCRKNFLSPQTLLNIEDVKLQLMVSIADAGLVTLDTNQKASLNRARSTRQRHFFTTPPSHDTNNANDTLIQSVIAWSFYPKLLTREGKGWRNIANNQSVTLHPTSVNRVPSASSERSPGQSQYLSYYHIMQGRNRKYNAFETSAVEDWAVAVLCGEGDFKMYPGVLSIDTNRLRFSLRDWKSMLAMKVLATRIREILANVFRDPQQPLSYKQRQWMDIWQGIWQARM